One Nitrospira sp. DNA window includes the following coding sequences:
- a CDS encoding Fumarate hydratase class II, producing the protein MKKAPRETGTAATTPTTQTRMERDTMGELPVPADAYYGVQTARAIENFPISSLRMPRAMIRAMGLIKRAAASVNHSLRLLDKKPAEAIMRAATEVVEGTLDAEFPVDIFQTGSGTSTNMNTNEVISNRATELLGGARGSKLVHPNDHVNLGQSSNDVIPTAIHIAASETIQRQLIPALTRLHKALNGKAREFDKVVKIGRTHLQDATPVRLGQEFGGYARQIELGIARMKRAQAALSEVALGGTAVGTGLNCHPKFATKVMAIISKETGCPFEEAVNHFEGQSAQDSLVEASGALRTVAVSLMKIANDIRWLGSGPRCGLGEINLPETQPGSSIMPGKVNPVIAESVTMVCAQVIGNDVTITVGGQAANFELIVMLPVMAYNLLQSIELLATASTNFAVKCIEGIKANEERCKSLIEESLAMCTALAPVIGYEAAAKLAKDAYKSGKTVREVAREQNVLPEKRLTQLLDPWRMTEAGGPVGSAGG; encoded by the coding sequence ATGAAGAAAGCGCCACGCGAAACCGGCACGGCTGCCACGACTCCGACGACACAGACACGCATGGAACGGGATACGATGGGAGAACTGCCGGTTCCCGCCGATGCCTACTACGGTGTGCAGACGGCCCGGGCGATCGAAAACTTCCCCATCAGTTCGCTGCGCATGCCCCGCGCCATGATCCGCGCCATGGGATTGATCAAGCGCGCGGCGGCTTCCGTCAACCATTCCTTGAGACTGCTCGACAAGAAGCCGGCCGAAGCGATCATGCGCGCCGCCACCGAAGTGGTGGAGGGAACCCTCGATGCCGAGTTTCCGGTGGATATTTTCCAAACCGGCTCCGGTACCTCGACCAACATGAATACGAACGAAGTGATTTCGAACCGCGCGACGGAACTGCTCGGCGGCGCCAGGGGCAGCAAGCTGGTGCACCCGAACGACCACGTGAACCTGGGGCAGTCGAGCAACGACGTCATTCCCACCGCCATTCACATCGCGGCCTCGGAAACGATTCAACGGCAACTGATCCCGGCCCTCACGCGGCTCCACAAGGCGCTGAACGGGAAAGCCCGCGAGTTCGACAAGGTCGTGAAGATCGGCCGCACCCATTTGCAGGACGCGACGCCTGTTCGGCTGGGTCAGGAATTCGGGGGCTATGCGCGACAAATCGAATTGGGCATCGCGCGGATGAAGAGGGCTCAAGCGGCCTTGAGCGAGGTCGCCCTCGGCGGCACGGCGGTCGGCACCGGGCTCAACTGTCACCCGAAGTTCGCGACCAAGGTCATGGCCATCATCTCGAAAGAAACCGGCTGTCCCTTTGAAGAGGCCGTGAACCACTTCGAAGGACAGTCGGCCCAGGACTCCCTCGTGGAGGCGAGCGGAGCCTTGAGGACCGTGGCGGTCAGCCTGATGAAGATCGCCAATGACATCCGCTGGCTCGGCTCCGGTCCGCGTTGCGGCCTCGGCGAGATCAATCTCCCCGAAACCCAGCCGGGATCCTCCATCATGCCGGGAAAGGTCAATCCGGTCATTGCCGAATCCGTCACCATGGTCTGCGCCCAGGTGATCGGCAACGATGTCACGATCACGGTCGGGGGACAGGCGGCCAATTTCGAATTGATCGTCATGCTGCCGGTCATGGCCTACAACCTGCTGCAATCCATCGAACTCCTGGCGACGGCCTCGACGAACTTCGCCGTAAAATGCATCGAGGGCATCAAGGCGAATGAAGAACGCTGCAAGAGTTTGATCGAAGAAAGCCTCGCGATGTGCACGGCGCTGGCTCCCGTCATCGGCTACGAAGCCGCTGCAAAATTGGCCAAGGATGCATACAAATCAGGAAAGACCGTCCGGGAGGTCGCCCGCGAACAAAACGTGTTGCCGGAAAAGCGGCTCACCCAACTGCTCGACCCTTGGCGCATGACCGAGGCAGGGGGGCCGGTCGGAAGTGCGGGCGGGTAG
- a CDS encoding Peptidoglycan-associated lipoprotein: protein MIRLRPFVLLGLLTMVAPVVLDGCAGKSGTSGGNTVTPAKPRTEERIAAAPVQEVAPPPEPAPVPLRSVEMAARNATGEQNIPFPDVLFDFDQYVLRDDALTAVEDNAKRLRDHGVTRVLLEGRCDEIGTAEYNMVLGERRALSVKRYLESLGMSQVQVDVTSFGKDRPLCLQHNPVCWQKNRSVHFVVKQ from the coding sequence ATGATCCGTCTGCGTCCATTTGTCCTGCTGGGACTTCTCACCATGGTCGCTCCCGTCGTTCTCGACGGCTGCGCAGGCAAATCGGGGACCAGCGGAGGCAATACCGTGACGCCAGCCAAACCTCGCACGGAGGAGCGCATTGCCGCCGCTCCGGTGCAGGAAGTCGCTCCGCCTCCCGAGCCGGCACCGGTTCCCCTGCGGTCGGTGGAAATGGCCGCGCGCAATGCGACCGGAGAACAAAACATCCCCTTTCCCGATGTCCTGTTCGACTTCGACCAATATGTCTTGCGGGATGACGCCCTCACGGCCGTCGAGGACAATGCCAAACGGCTACGAGACCACGGCGTGACCAGGGTGCTGTTGGAAGGGCGTTGCGATGAAATCGGCACCGCCGAATACAATATGGTGCTGGGCGAACGGCGCGCCCTCAGCGTGAAGCGCTATCTCGAATCCTTGGGGATGAGCCAGGTGCAGGTGGATGTCACCAGTTTCGGCAAGGATCGTCCCCTCTGCCTCCAACATAATCCCGTCTGCTGGCAGAAGAACCGCAGCGTGCATTTCGTGGTGAAACAGTAG
- a CDS encoding putative membrane protein: MIPTAIQLIGTALFAVAIFHTFATSFFEHLAHTRPAHAGLWHLLGEVEVVFGFWASVLMVAMFMTDGTAAATTYLDSRNFTEPMFVFAIMVIAGTRPILHTALLGVRLVSRAIPLPAQMGFYFTVLALVPLLGSFITEPAAMTLAALILRDRFFRKGLSTRLKYATLGVLFVNISIGGTLTPFAAPPVLMVAATWQWNIGFMMVTFGWKAALTVVVNAAVATLLFRKDLCALPSAAPETGNEAVPPALILIHLAFLTMVVLFAHHPAIFMGLFLFFLGVAQAYERHQDRLILREGLLVAFFLAGLVVLGGQQQWWLQPLLMGMGSDAVFFGAAILTAFTDNAALTYLGSLVEGLSEGFKYALVAGAVTGGGLTIIANAPNPAGHAILRTHFEDETVHPVGLFLAALPPTIMAVLAFRYL; the protein is encoded by the coding sequence GTGATTCCGACCGCCATCCAATTGATCGGCACCGCCTTGTTTGCCGTCGCGATTTTCCATACCTTCGCCACCTCCTTTTTCGAGCACTTGGCCCATACCCGCCCGGCGCATGCGGGGCTCTGGCATTTGCTGGGGGAAGTCGAGGTGGTGTTCGGTTTCTGGGCCTCCGTGCTCATGGTCGCGATGTTCATGACGGACGGTACGGCGGCGGCCACGACGTACCTTGACTCGCGCAATTTCACCGAGCCGATGTTCGTCTTCGCCATCATGGTGATCGCGGGAACCCGCCCGATTCTTCACACCGCCTTGCTGGGGGTACGCCTCGTGAGCAGGGCCATCCCCTTGCCGGCACAGATGGGATTCTATTTCACGGTCCTGGCGCTGGTCCCGTTGCTGGGTTCCTTCATCACGGAGCCGGCGGCCATGACACTGGCGGCCCTGATTCTGCGCGACCGCTTCTTTCGAAAGGGGCTGTCGACGCGCCTGAAGTACGCGACGTTGGGCGTGCTGTTCGTGAATATCTCCATCGGCGGGACCCTCACCCCCTTCGCCGCCCCGCCGGTGTTGATGGTGGCCGCCACATGGCAATGGAACATCGGCTTTATGATGGTCACGTTCGGGTGGAAGGCGGCCTTGACCGTCGTGGTCAATGCGGCGGTGGCCACGCTGTTGTTCCGCAAAGACCTGTGCGCCCTTCCCTCCGCCGCTCCGGAAACGGGGAACGAGGCGGTTCCCCCGGCCTTGATTCTGATTCATCTGGCGTTCCTGACCATGGTCGTACTGTTCGCCCACCACCCTGCGATTTTCATGGGGCTGTTCCTGTTCTTTCTCGGCGTCGCCCAGGCCTATGAACGCCACCAGGACCGGTTGATCCTGCGGGAAGGGCTGCTTGTCGCCTTCTTTCTGGCGGGCCTGGTCGTGTTGGGCGGGCAACAACAGTGGTGGTTACAGCCGCTGTTGATGGGCATGGGCAGCGACGCGGTCTTCTTCGGCGCCGCCATCCTGACCGCCTTCACGGACAATGCGGCACTGACGTACCTCGGCTCGCTCGTCGAGGGGCTGTCCGAGGGATTCAAGTATGCGCTGGTCGCCGGGGCGGTCACGGGCGGCGGCTTGACCATCATTGCGAACGCCCCGAATCCGGCAGGCCACGCCATCCTCCGCACTCACTTCGAAGATGAGACCGTCCATCCGGTCGGACTGTTCCTGGCCGCCTTGCCGCCGACGATCATGGCGGTCTTGGCGTTCAGATACTTGTGA
- a CDS encoding CBS domain-containing protein, translating to MVTIGQLMTKQLVTVPAGMSVADAARVMNERNVGSLFVRQNDHVVGIVTEPDIVRKVVGESKPAYFVPVESIMSTPVISIDEQRSITEAADLMQQHHTRHLGVLKSGAIVGVLSVRDLLQPVSMDEF from the coding sequence ATGGTTACGATCGGTCAGCTCATGACGAAGCAACTCGTCACGGTTCCAGCCGGGATGTCGGTGGCGGATGCGGCGCGCGTCATGAACGAGCGCAATGTGGGCAGCCTGTTCGTCCGACAGAACGACCATGTGGTCGGCATCGTGACGGAGCCGGATATCGTCAGAAAGGTCGTCGGAGAAAGCAAACCGGCCTACTTCGTGCCGGTCGAGTCGATCATGAGCACTCCCGTTATCAGCATCGACGAGCAGCGCTCGATCACGGAAGCCGCCGACCTGATGCAGCAACACCACACGCGGCACTTGGGCGTCTTGAAGAGCGGTGCGATCGTCGGGGTCTTGTCGGTCCGGGACCTGTTGCAGCCTGTGTCGATGGACGAGTTTTGA
- a CDS encoding NADP-dependent malic enzyme, producing the protein MTTDDIGPYSNYRLTVRLALLNKPGIFAKVAALLAEEGANLGAVDIVTANAERMIRDITFDVQNETHGDRVLERLEGLPEVNVLSASDRIFLLHLGGKIRVQSKVPVNTRNVLSMIYTPGVGRVSQAIAKDPAKAYAFTIKSNSVAVVTDGSAVLGLGNLGPAAALPVMEGKVMLLKELAGIDAWPICLATQDSEEIVRIVRAIAPGFGGINLEDISAPRCFEIERALKTSLDIPVMHDDQHGTAVVLLAALTNALKVVGKRMDEVRIVVNGLGAAGTACCRILLAAGTCHLVGCDKEGVVLMGEAEELRACRTDLQSCIRRDQPRGTLHEAVKGADVFIGLSVGNVLTRDDLEQMNRDRIVFAMANPDPEVDPKVGDEVSRIFATGRSDFPNQINNALSFPGIFRGALDVQAVEINEAMKLAAAQAIAECVPAAALSEDYIIPSLFDRDVVPRVAKAVAAAARATGVARRRTRMDDDLR; encoded by the coding sequence ATGACCACCGACGACATCGGCCCCTATTCGAACTACCGCCTGACCGTCCGCCTCGCGCTCCTCAACAAACCGGGCATCTTCGCCAAGGTCGCCGCCCTGCTGGCGGAGGAGGGGGCGAACCTCGGTGCGGTCGATATCGTGACGGCCAATGCGGAGCGCATGATCCGGGACATTACCTTCGACGTGCAGAATGAAACCCACGGCGATCGCGTGCTCGAGCGCCTGGAAGGTCTGCCGGAGGTCAATGTGCTCTCCGCATCCGACCGGATTTTCCTCCTCCACCTGGGAGGGAAAATCCGGGTCCAGAGCAAGGTGCCGGTCAACACGCGCAACGTCCTCTCGATGATCTACACACCCGGCGTGGGCCGCGTCTCCCAAGCCATCGCCAAGGACCCGGCGAAAGCCTATGCCTTCACCATCAAGAGCAACAGCGTGGCCGTCGTCACGGACGGGTCAGCCGTGCTGGGGCTTGGCAACCTCGGCCCGGCGGCGGCGCTGCCGGTGATGGAAGGGAAGGTCATGCTCTTGAAGGAATTGGCCGGCATCGACGCCTGGCCGATCTGCCTGGCGACCCAGGACTCGGAGGAAATCGTCCGCATCGTCCGCGCCATCGCGCCCGGCTTCGGTGGCATCAACCTGGAAGACATCAGCGCCCCACGCTGCTTCGAGATCGAGCGCGCGCTCAAGACCTCGCTGGACATTCCCGTCATGCACGACGACCAGCACGGCACGGCGGTCGTGTTGCTGGCAGCGCTGACCAATGCGCTCAAGGTGGTGGGCAAACGGATGGACGAAGTCCGGATCGTGGTGAACGGCCTGGGGGCGGCCGGCACCGCCTGCTGCCGTATCCTGCTCGCGGCGGGCACCTGCCATCTCGTGGGATGCGACAAGGAAGGGGTTGTGCTGATGGGAGAGGCGGAAGAGTTGCGCGCCTGCCGCACCGACCTGCAGTCCTGCATCCGGCGCGACCAACCACGCGGAACCCTGCACGAGGCCGTGAAGGGGGCCGATGTCTTTATCGGTCTCTCTGTGGGCAATGTGCTGACTAGGGACGACCTGGAGCAGATGAACCGGGACCGCATCGTTTTCGCGATGGCCAATCCCGATCCGGAGGTCGATCCGAAGGTCGGCGACGAGGTCTCCCGGATTTTCGCCACGGGCCGCTCGGATTTCCCGAACCAGATCAACAACGCCCTGTCGTTTCCGGGAATTTTTCGCGGAGCGCTCGACGTACAAGCCGTCGAGATCAACGAGGCCATGAAACTCGCGGCGGCCCAGGCGATCGCCGAATGTGTGCCGGCCGCGGCGCTCTCGGAGGACTACATCATTCCCAGCCTGTTCGACCGTGACGTGGTTCCCCGCGTGGCGAAGGCCGTGGCAGCCGCCGCGCGCGCCACCGGCGTCGCCAGACGCCGGACCAGGATGGACGACGACCTCCGCTGA
- a CDS encoding Heat shock protein Hsp20 has product MAIVKWDPFRELEEMSDRLNRMIARPAISPAVGQAKEVMTVADWTPTVDITETEGEYAIKAELPEVKKEDVKVTVEDGVLTIQGERKQEKEEKGKKYHRIERSYGRFVRSFTLPDTVDEGKVRAEYADGVLHLHLPKSEKAKPKQIDVKIA; this is encoded by the coding sequence ATGGCTATCGTGAAATGGGATCCGTTCCGGGAATTGGAAGAGATGTCCGATCGCTTGAATCGGATGATCGCGCGACCGGCAATCAGTCCGGCCGTCGGGCAGGCCAAGGAGGTCATGACCGTCGCCGACTGGACACCGACCGTGGACATCACTGAAACCGAAGGTGAATACGCCATCAAGGCCGAGCTTCCGGAGGTGAAGAAGGAAGACGTCAAGGTGACGGTGGAAGACGGAGTCCTAACGATTCAAGGCGAACGGAAGCAGGAGAAGGAAGAGAAGGGCAAGAAATATCACCGCATCGAGCGATCGTACGGCCGATTCGTCCGAAGCTTCACACTTCCCGATACGGTCGACGAGGGCAAGGTGAGGGCGGAGTATGCCGATGGTGTGCTGCACCTCCATCTCCCGAAATCGGAAAAGGCGAAACCGAAGCAGATCGATGTGAAGATCGCTTGA
- a CDS encoding Citrate synthase (si) has protein sequence MPHDFMPGLAGIPAAKSAISDVDGTRGILEYRGIRVEELCKQSSFLETSYLLLFGRLPTAPELTRWVQDITHHRRIKFRIVDLLKCLPEHGHPMDALQAAVAALGMFYPGRNVKDADNNYWSAVRLIAKLPTIVAAWARLRRGDEYIPPRDDLPFADNFLYMLTETVPHPLWSEVFDDCLILHAEHTMNASTFAGMVTASTLADPYTVVASAIGALKGPLHGGANEEVVTMLKEIGTAAQARAAVETKLNGKQKLMGFGHRVYKVKDPRATVLQDLSIRLFNVCGTSPLYEVAVAVEQLAGERLQEKGIYPNVDFYSGIIYDKMGIEVDLFTPLFAMARVSGWLAHWLEQLRENKLYRPDQIYSGEHDRPYVPIDRR, from the coding sequence ATGCCGCATGATTTCATGCCGGGCCTGGCGGGTATTCCCGCCGCAAAATCGGCGATCAGCGATGTCGATGGAACAAGGGGAATACTCGAATATCGTGGCATCAGGGTGGAAGAATTGTGCAAACAGTCGTCCTTCCTTGAAACCAGTTACCTCCTGCTCTTCGGCAGATTACCGACGGCGCCCGAACTCACCAGGTGGGTTCAAGACATCACCCACCACCGGCGGATCAAGTTTCGCATCGTGGATCTGCTGAAGTGTCTGCCGGAGCACGGCCATCCCATGGACGCGCTCCAGGCCGCTGTGGCCGCCCTCGGGATGTTCTACCCCGGGCGTAACGTGAAGGACGCGGACAACAACTACTGGTCTGCCGTGCGGCTGATCGCCAAACTGCCGACCATCGTAGCGGCCTGGGCCAGGCTGCGGCGCGGAGATGAATACATTCCGCCGCGCGATGACCTCCCGTTCGCCGACAACTTCCTCTATATGTTGACCGAAACCGTGCCGCACCCGTTATGGAGCGAGGTCTTCGACGACTGCCTGATTCTTCACGCCGAACACACCATGAACGCCTCGACCTTCGCCGGCATGGTCACGGCCTCGACCCTGGCCGACCCCTACACCGTCGTGGCCTCGGCGATTGGAGCGCTGAAGGGGCCGTTGCACGGAGGCGCCAACGAGGAAGTCGTGACGATGCTGAAGGAGATCGGCACCGCGGCTCAAGCCCGTGCCGCCGTCGAGACCAAGTTGAACGGCAAACAAAAGCTCATGGGATTCGGACATCGCGTCTACAAGGTCAAGGATCCCCGTGCCACCGTGCTGCAGGATCTCTCAATACGGCTGTTCAATGTCTGCGGCACCTCGCCGCTCTACGAGGTGGCGGTGGCGGTGGAACAACTCGCCGGCGAACGGCTGCAGGAGAAGGGGATCTACCCGAACGTCGATTTCTATTCAGGCATCATTTACGACAAGATGGGAATCGAGGTGGATCTCTTTACACCCCTCTTCGCCATGGCGCGGGTGAGCGGGTGGCTGGCGCACTGGCTGGAGCAACTCCGGGAAAACAAGCTGTACCGCCCCGATCAGATCTATTCAGGAGAACACGACCGGCCCTATGTACCGATCGACCGCCGATAG
- a CDS encoding Phosphate regulon transcriptional regulatory protein PhoB (SphR) encodes MLRRTAWVQHPSPSAGEAPSPSQGDGPRGPAPIVLFTTDRNFAGTIERLLVRNGYRVSVAGSVSGLNPFDGHMPELALIDRRLDLIDQFRSQAQLRRVPSIAIVPAEHHCSEEDSIRDLERGYDFVFCSDRYRELIAHIRAMFRRHRSEHQSASVLRAGPIAMDLARYEITVGEAVKAVTNKEFEILRQLVLSAGHVLSRQELLDRVWGEDYALEEHALDVHIHSLRRKIEPDPSKPRLILTVRGVGYKVQAG; translated from the coding sequence ATGCTCAGACGAACCGCATGGGTTCAGCATCCCTCACCGAGCGCAGGAGAAGCCCCATCTCCCTCCCAGGGAGACGGACCTCGCGGCCCTGCTCCCATTGTGTTGTTTACGACGGACAGGAATTTCGCCGGAACCATCGAGCGGCTGTTGGTCCGGAACGGGTACCGGGTCTCCGTTGCAGGGTCGGTCTCCGGACTGAACCCTTTCGACGGCCATATGCCGGAGCTGGCCCTTATCGATCGTCGTCTCGACCTCATCGACCAATTCCGCAGCCAAGCACAGCTCCGGAGGGTGCCGTCCATCGCCATCGTTCCGGCCGAACACCACTGCTCAGAAGAAGACTCCATTCGCGATCTTGAAAGGGGCTATGACTTCGTCTTCTGCTCGGACCGTTACAGAGAATTGATCGCTCACATCCGCGCCATGTTTCGACGCCATCGATCGGAACATCAATCCGCTTCCGTACTCAGGGCCGGTCCCATTGCGATGGATCTGGCCCGGTACGAAATCACCGTCGGCGAGGCGGTGAAGGCCGTCACGAACAAGGAATTTGAAATCCTGCGCCAGTTGGTGCTGTCGGCAGGCCACGTCCTGTCGCGGCAAGAACTCCTCGATCGCGTATGGGGAGAAGACTATGCGTTGGAAGAACATGCGCTCGACGTCCACATCCACTCCTTGAGGCGGAAAATAGAGCCGGACCCGTCGAAACCTCGCCTCATCCTCACGGTTCGCGGGGTAGGCTATAAGGTGCAAGCCGGGTAG
- a CDS encoding Ribonuclease D — MPTPQPDQIFVTSDETLDALCDRLVGCSIIAIDTEFMGEEHFVPRLELIQVAADGVAAVIDFPAVQETAPITRFWNILCDSHIEKVLHAGRQDLELFSHHAGRLPKPFFDTQIAAALVGYGAQTAYANLVQRVQGVKLDKAHTFTNWSQRPLSHDQLVYALDDVTFLLPVHRHLRQKLTVMGRLQWVDEEFSRLEVSLGAQARDPQERYQRIRGWDSLKPRAAGVLRDLAAWREGEARRRNVPRGRVLRDEVLVQLARQTPRTLDQLRSMRGMYSSEVERNGQALLATMQQALARPESEWPEVPRDRKPDPESTGMLELLQAVLKSRASIENIAPTLIATTGDLQALIERTSPEEEVDVPVLRGWRRQLVGETLLSMLAGRLKVWIDPDAGKLRFGHLDQP; from the coding sequence ATGCCCACACCGCAACCAGACCAGATCTTCGTCACCTCCGACGAGACGCTCGACGCCCTTTGCGATCGACTCGTGGGCTGCTCCATCATCGCCATCGATACCGAATTCATGGGAGAAGAACACTTCGTCCCGCGCCTGGAGTTGATCCAGGTGGCGGCGGACGGAGTGGCCGCGGTCATCGATTTTCCCGCCGTACAGGAGACCGCGCCGATCACCCGCTTCTGGAACATTCTCTGCGATAGCCACATCGAGAAAGTCCTGCATGCAGGGCGACAGGACCTCGAATTGTTTTCGCACCATGCCGGCCGCCTGCCGAAACCGTTTTTCGATACGCAGATTGCCGCCGCCCTGGTCGGATATGGCGCACAAACCGCCTATGCCAATCTGGTGCAGCGGGTCCAAGGCGTCAAACTCGACAAGGCCCACACCTTCACGAATTGGAGCCAGCGACCGTTGAGCCACGATCAACTGGTCTATGCGCTGGACGACGTGACGTTTCTCCTGCCCGTGCACCGGCACCTGCGACAAAAACTGACCGTCATGGGGCGGTTGCAATGGGTCGATGAAGAATTCTCCCGCCTGGAAGTGTCCCTTGGCGCGCAGGCCCGGGACCCGCAAGAGCGATACCAACGCATTCGCGGATGGGACAGCCTCAAACCTCGCGCTGCCGGCGTCCTGCGCGATCTCGCTGCCTGGCGGGAAGGGGAAGCCCGGCGTCGGAATGTGCCGAGGGGCCGCGTCTTGCGTGATGAGGTCCTGGTGCAGTTGGCCCGTCAAACACCGCGCACCCTCGATCAGCTCCGCAGCATGCGCGGCATGTACTCTTCCGAGGTGGAACGCAACGGCCAGGCCCTCCTCGCTACGATGCAGCAGGCGCTGGCCAGACCGGAATCCGAATGGCCCGAGGTGCCGCGAGACCGCAAACCAGACCCCGAGTCCACCGGAATGTTGGAACTCCTCCAAGCGGTCCTCAAGTCCCGCGCCTCCATTGAAAACATCGCACCCACCTTGATCGCCACCACGGGCGATCTGCAGGCCCTGATCGAACGGACCTCGCCGGAGGAAGAAGTCGATGTCCCGGTCCTACGCGGGTGGCGCCGTCAACTGGTCGGTGAAACCCTGCTCAGCATGTTGGCAGGCCGTCTCAAGGTCTGGATCGATCCGGATGCCGGCAAACTCCGATTCGGCCACCTCGACCAACCATAG
- a CDS encoding phosphate ABC transporter, substrate-binding protein PstS: MAILLVMAVGLAHQAHGEQAGPRSAVLSDDRLAGYSPVEQVTGSLKIQGSDTMYPLLTRLSAEFRRRQPLVTIDVKGGGSAKALADFLQISPPDGLKAGHAAQVFLVSSSRELMPSEIKQFTTRHGYEPVAIPVAVDAVGIYVHRDNPIVGLTLDQVDAMFSTTRYREYPQEIRTWGQVGLTGGWQNALIQPYGRDRKSGTRTFFQEHVLAGGEFRTTMQEEPGAASVILALSQAPLGIAFTGLGLHSTMVRIVPLAEKKDMPFVAPSDATIADQTYPLRRVLYLYMDKSSSASMAPATKEFLTFINSREGQETVIRAGFFPLPMTQIEHTIAALAQSPSPTN, from the coding sequence ATGGCGATCCTCCTGGTCATGGCGGTGGGCCTTGCTCACCAGGCCCATGGCGAACAAGCGGGGCCCCGTTCTGCGGTCCTGTCGGATGACCGGCTTGCCGGCTATAGTCCCGTCGAACAGGTGACCGGGTCTCTTAAAATACAAGGTTCCGACACAATGTATCCCCTGCTCACGCGCCTTTCCGCGGAGTTTCGCCGTCGCCAGCCCCTGGTGACGATCGACGTGAAGGGCGGAGGATCGGCCAAGGCGCTTGCGGATTTCCTTCAGATTTCACCGCCGGATGGTCTCAAGGCGGGCCATGCCGCTCAAGTGTTCCTGGTCAGCAGCTCGCGCGAACTCATGCCCTCGGAGATCAAGCAGTTCACGACCCGTCACGGATACGAACCGGTCGCCATCCCGGTGGCGGTCGATGCGGTGGGGATCTACGTGCATCGAGACAATCCGATCGTGGGCCTGACGCTCGACCAGGTCGATGCCATGTTCTCGACCACAAGGTACCGGGAGTATCCGCAGGAGATACGAACCTGGGGACAGGTGGGATTGACCGGCGGGTGGCAGAACGCCCTGATTCAACCGTACGGTCGTGATCGGAAATCAGGGACGCGAACATTCTTTCAAGAGCATGTGCTGGCAGGCGGCGAATTCCGGACGACGATGCAGGAAGAGCCGGGAGCCGCCTCGGTCATCCTGGCCTTGAGCCAGGCGCCGTTGGGGATCGCATTCACCGGGTTGGGTCTCCACTCGACGATGGTGCGTATCGTGCCGCTGGCGGAAAAGAAGGACATGCCGTTCGTAGCTCCTTCGGATGCGACGATCGCCGATCAGACCTATCCGCTCCGGCGGGTCCTCTACCTCTACATGGACAAATCTTCATCGGCCTCGATGGCTCCCGCGACAAAGGAATTCCTGACCTTCATCAACAGCCGCGAAGGCCAGGAAACAGTGATCCGAGCGGGGTTTTTTCCGCTCCCCATGACCCAGATCGAACACACCATCGCGGCCCTCGCTCAATCCCCCTCCCCCACCAATTAA